Proteins encoded together in one Cellulomonas gilvus ATCC 13127 window:
- a CDS encoding alpha/beta hydrolase, whose protein sequence is MRAWTGRTALVAVLAGGLAWGAAWPASAQDDPAGTSTSGTGDVAAAVTSPGDVRVATDDEGSTISWSPRDLRAYGDARVEFRTQDGLLGVPTSVGAAYVLRVPGRTDVARADVQVTLGGRVLAGPGTGAEAPAATSPRVPPVTALLPQDPGRAGTYATTTWSYRLPSIRLDGLPAKVEMVGQVVAPVGATGRRPVVLFLHGRHTTCYAPGGEELSIDWPCPPALRPIPSHRGYTQTQKLLASQGYVTVSVAANGINGQDGDLLDAGADARAKLVRAHLDVLADWDAGTGAGPAKRTTLKDRLALRKVMTVGHSRGGEGVQRAAIQAQASDRFRIVGQVLVAPTDFGQQVAVGVPTTTLLPYCDGDVSDLQGQMYVDQASRATAGDRATRSAVLVMGANHNYFNSEWTPGVAAAPAWDDWYEPSDKVCGTSAPQRLTAAQQRSVGATYVAAAARTYLTTSTSALPLLDGTPVRAASAGPAVVLSHAVGGRRTALVVPGEVGKVTASGDMTSTLCLGTGGTAANRCGRDHGSPHWSPQAQSWLSEDVQLYRLRWTSAGATARIGVADADLTSRRYLDLRLIAPPQQGTPRVEVVFRDDAGRRLASAPVRQAGVLPLTMAGHLWAQNVRVPFPAGLDRSAIASVTLRALSPRGTVYLLDASAASSGLATSTASVRTVARLDVPESTVLRATTDGTQTGYVVIPVAGTRTESSRVQVVVIDQSGRSALPEVREVVIRPGQDSVRIPIRFSGDDGYADPDSPFLGYQLAVRAERNAVVDSYAGAVRTLSRTPRPELSVDDAAAAAVPGENLSWRLRLTEPSAQEIYLQVRATAPGGGELTLGDLPTGWLTSVGVVGRPEATLSEAGLELMVTIPPYATSALLEIPVRRDVSFSGTRAVALQVVTEPFEPGSIPLTGTVTAP, encoded by the coding sequence ATGCGTGCATGGACAGGACGGACCGCGCTCGTCGCGGTGCTCGCGGGCGGGCTCGCGTGGGGGGCCGCATGGCCCGCCTCCGCGCAGGACGACCCCGCGGGGACGTCGACGAGCGGCACGGGCGACGTCGCGGCCGCTGTCACGTCACCGGGCGACGTCCGCGTCGCCACGGACGACGAGGGCAGCACGATCAGCTGGTCGCCGCGCGACCTGCGGGCGTACGGGGACGCGCGCGTCGAGTTCCGCACGCAGGACGGCCTGCTGGGTGTCCCGACGAGCGTCGGCGCGGCGTACGTGCTCCGGGTCCCGGGCCGCACCGACGTCGCGCGTGCCGACGTCCAGGTGACGCTCGGCGGGCGCGTCCTGGCCGGACCGGGCACGGGGGCTGAGGCCCCCGCCGCGACCAGCCCGCGGGTGCCACCGGTCACGGCGCTCCTGCCGCAGGACCCGGGCCGCGCGGGCACGTACGCCACCACCACGTGGTCCTACCGGCTGCCGTCCATCCGGCTCGACGGGCTGCCGGCCAAGGTCGAGATGGTGGGGCAGGTCGTCGCGCCCGTCGGCGCCACCGGCCGCCGACCCGTGGTGCTCTTCCTGCACGGGCGGCACACCACGTGCTACGCGCCCGGCGGCGAGGAGCTGTCGATCGACTGGCCGTGCCCGCCGGCACTGCGCCCCATCCCGAGCCACCGCGGGTACACGCAGACGCAGAAGCTGCTCGCGAGCCAGGGCTACGTCACGGTCTCGGTGGCCGCGAACGGCATCAACGGTCAGGACGGCGACCTGCTCGACGCGGGCGCCGACGCCCGTGCGAAGCTCGTGCGTGCGCACCTGGACGTCCTCGCGGACTGGGACGCCGGGACCGGCGCGGGCCCCGCGAAGCGCACCACGCTCAAGGACCGGCTGGCGCTGCGCAAGGTCATGACCGTCGGCCACTCGCGCGGTGGTGAGGGCGTGCAGCGCGCCGCGATCCAGGCGCAGGCGTCCGACCGGTTCCGCATCGTGGGCCAGGTGCTCGTCGCACCGACCGACTTCGGCCAGCAGGTCGCGGTGGGCGTGCCGACGACCACCCTGCTGCCTTACTGCGACGGCGACGTCTCCGACCTGCAGGGCCAGATGTACGTGGACCAGGCCTCCCGCGCGACGGCGGGCGACCGCGCGACGCGGTCGGCGGTCCTGGTGATGGGCGCGAACCACAACTACTTCAACTCCGAGTGGACCCCGGGTGTCGCGGCCGCACCGGCGTGGGACGACTGGTACGAGCCGAGCGACAAGGTGTGCGGCACGTCCGCGCCGCAGCGCCTCACCGCGGCCCAGCAGCGGTCGGTGGGCGCCACGTACGTCGCCGCCGCCGCCCGGACCTACCTCACGACGAGCACGTCCGCGCTCCCGCTGCTGGACGGCACGCCCGTCCGCGCCGCGTCCGCGGGTCCGGCGGTCGTGCTCTCGCACGCGGTCGGGGGGCGCCGCACGGCGCTCGTCGTGCCGGGCGAGGTCGGCAAGGTCACCGCGTCGGGGGACATGACCTCGACGCTGTGCCTCGGCACGGGTGGCACGGCCGCGAACCGGTGCGGACGGGACCACGGCTCACCCCACTGGTCGCCGCAGGCGCAGTCGTGGCTGTCGGAGGACGTGCAGCTCTACCGGCTGCGCTGGACGTCGGCGGGGGCCACGGCGCGGATCGGCGTCGCGGACGCCGACCTGACGTCGCGGCGCTACCTGGACCTGCGGCTGATCGCACCGCCGCAGCAGGGCACGCCGCGCGTCGAGGTCGTGTTCCGGGACGACGCGGGGCGGCGTCTGGCCTCGGCCCCGGTGCGGCAGGCGGGCGTCCTGCCGCTGACCATGGCGGGCCACCTGTGGGCGCAGAACGTCCGCGTCCCGTTCCCGGCAGGGCTCGACCGGAGCGCGATCGCCTCGGTGACGCTCCGCGCGCTGAGCCCACGCGGGACGGTGTACCTGCTCGACGCGAGCGCCGCGTCGAGCGGCCTCGCGACGTCGACCGCGAGCGTCCGGACGGTCGCGCGTCTGGACGTCCCCGAGTCGACCGTGCTCCGCGCGACCACGGACGGCACGCAGACCGGCTACGTGGTGATCCCCGTCGCCGGGACGCGCACCGAGTCGTCGCGGGTGCAGGTCGTCGTGATCGACCAGTCCGGCCGCAGCGCGCTGCCCGAGGTCCGCGAGGTGGTGATCCGGCCCGGGCAGGACTCCGTGCGGATCCCGATCCGCTTCTCGGGCGACGACGGGTACGCCGACCCCGACAGCCCGTTCCTCGGCTACCAGCTCGCGGTCCGGGCCGAGCGCAACGCGGTCGTCGACTCGTACGCGGGTGCCGTGCGCACGCTCTCGCGCACGCCGCGTCCGGAGCTGTCGGTCGACGACGCCGCCGCTGCCGCGGTGCCCGGTGAGAACCTCAGCTGGCGTTTGCGGCTCACCGAACCCTCGGCGCAGGAGATCTACCTGCAGGTGCGCGCGACCGCGCCAGGTGGGGGCGAGCTGACGCTCGGCGACCTGCCCACGGGGTGGCTGACGTCGGTGGGCGTCGTAGGTCGGCCCGAGGCGACGCTGTCGGAGGCGGGCCTCGAGCTCATGGTGACGATCCCGCCGTACGCGACGAGCGCGCTGCTCGAGATCCCGGTGCGTCGTGACGTGTCGTTCAGCGGCACGCGCGCGGTCGCGCTCCAGGTGGTCACCGAGCCGTTCGAGCCGGGCAGCATCCCGCTCACGGGGACGGTCACCGCACCCTGA
- the recA gene encoding recombinase RecA, which yields MPAPQDREKALEAALSQIDRQFGKGSIMRLGDEGRAPVEVIPTGSIALDVALGIGGLPRGRIIEIYGPESSGKTTVALHAVANAQRAGGIAAFIDAEHALDPEYAKKLGVDTDALLVSQPDTGEQALEIMDMLIRSGAIDIIVIDSVAALVPKAEIEGEMGDSHVGLQARLMSQALRKITGALNSSGTTAIFINQLREKIGVFFGSPETTTGGKALKFYASVRMDIRRIETLKEGTEAVGNRTRVKVVKNKMAPPFKQAEFDILYGVGISREGSLIDMGVEHGFVRKSGAWFTYEGDQLGQGKENARKFLRDNPDLAEELDKKIKEKLGIGARIDAPADAAAAVDF from the coding sequence ATGCCCGCACCGCAGGACCGCGAGAAGGCCCTCGAGGCCGCCCTGTCCCAGATCGACCGCCAGTTCGGCAAGGGGTCGATCATGCGCCTCGGCGACGAGGGCCGTGCCCCCGTCGAGGTGATCCCCACCGGCTCGATCGCGCTGGACGTCGCGCTCGGCATCGGCGGCCTGCCTCGGGGCCGCATCATCGAGATCTACGGCCCGGAGTCCTCGGGCAAGACGACGGTCGCGCTGCACGCGGTCGCCAACGCGCAGCGCGCGGGCGGCATCGCCGCGTTCATCGACGCCGAGCACGCGCTCGACCCGGAGTACGCGAAGAAGCTGGGCGTCGACACCGACGCGCTGCTCGTGTCGCAGCCGGACACCGGTGAGCAGGCGCTCGAGATCATGGACATGCTGATCCGCTCGGGCGCGATCGACATCATCGTCATCGACTCGGTCGCGGCGCTCGTGCCCAAGGCCGAGATCGAGGGCGAGATGGGGGACAGCCACGTCGGTCTGCAGGCGCGCCTGATGTCGCAGGCGCTCCGCAAGATCACCGGCGCGCTCAACTCGTCGGGCACCACCGCGATCTTCATCAACCAGCTGCGCGAGAAGATCGGCGTCTTCTTCGGTTCCCCGGAGACGACCACGGGTGGCAAGGCGCTGAAGTTCTACGCATCGGTCCGCATGGACATCCGCCGCATCGAGACCCTCAAGGAGGGCACCGAGGCCGTCGGCAACCGCACGCGCGTCAAGGTCGTCAAGAACAAGATGGCGCCGCCGTTCAAGCAGGCCGAGTTCGACATCCTGTACGGGGTCGGCATCTCGCGTGAGGGCTCGCTCATCGACATGGGCGTCGAGCACGGGTTCGTCCGCAAGTCGGGCGCGTGGTTCACCTACGAGGGCGACCAGCTGGGACAGGGCAAGGAGAACGCGCGCAAGTTCCTGCGCGACAACCCGGACCTGGCCGAGGAGCTCGACAAGAAGATCAAGGAGAAGCTGGGCATCGGTGCGCGCATCGACGCACCGGCCGACGCCGCCGCGGCGGTCGACTTCTGA
- a CDS encoding amino acid ABC transporter ATP-binding protein produces MVDAATARHPGGPAEQTRTGTPLVELRGVDKHFGDLHVLRSIDLTVDRGEVVVIIGPSGSGKSTLCRTINRLETFDHGTIRIDGRELPDEGRELARLRAEVGMVFQSFNLFAHKTVLENVTLGPVKAKGVKKAVARARAVELLERVGVANQADKLPAQLSGGQQQRVAIARALAMDPKVMLFDEPTSALDPEMINEVLDVMVGLARDGMTMLVVTHEMGFARRAANRVVFMDAGEIVEEADPETFFTAPTSARARDFLSKILTH; encoded by the coding sequence ATGGTGGACGCGGCGACGGCACGGCACCCCGGGGGCCCGGCGGAGCAGACGAGGACGGGCACGCCCCTCGTCGAGCTCAGGGGCGTCGACAAGCACTTCGGCGACCTGCACGTCCTGCGGTCGATCGACCTGACGGTGGACCGCGGCGAGGTCGTCGTCATCATCGGCCCGTCCGGCAGCGGCAAGTCGACGCTCTGCCGCACGATCAACCGCCTCGAGACGTTCGACCACGGCACGATCCGCATCGACGGCCGGGAGCTGCCCGACGAGGGGCGCGAGCTCGCGCGGCTGCGCGCCGAGGTCGGCATGGTGTTCCAGTCGTTCAACCTGTTCGCGCACAAGACCGTGCTGGAGAACGTCACGCTCGGACCCGTCAAGGCCAAGGGCGTCAAGAAGGCCGTGGCCCGCGCCCGTGCGGTCGAGCTGCTCGAGCGCGTCGGCGTCGCGAACCAGGCGGACAAGCTGCCCGCACAGCTGTCCGGAGGTCAGCAGCAGCGCGTGGCGATCGCGCGTGCACTGGCCATGGACCCCAAGGTCATGCTGTTCGACGAGCCGACGTCCGCGCTCGACCCGGAGATGATCAACGAGGTCCTCGACGTCATGGTCGGCCTCGCACGCGACGGCATGACGATGCTCGTGGTCACGCACGAGATGGGCTTCGCGCGCCGCGCGGCCAACCGCGTCGTCTTCATGGACGCGGGCGAGATCGTCGAGGAGGCCGATCCCGAGACCTTCTTCACCGCGCCGACGAGCGCGCGCGCCCGCGACTTCCTGTCCAAGATCCTCACCCACTGA
- a CDS encoding amino acid ABC transporter permease — MDDLTSLFREFDVLGAFWVNLQLTFWAAIFALVIGTVLALMRISPVPSLRFAGTTYVTLLRNTPLTVIIVFCVLGLWGQLGITLSGDFQQNFFWLAVLGLTVYHAAFVCEALRSGVNTVPVGQAEAARAIGLGFAASARLVILPQAFRGAVAPLGNVLIALTKNSTVAAAGSVVETSSLMRTMIEARGDVTVLVFLVFAVGFVLIVVPIGLVTTALSRRWAVAR; from the coding sequence GTGGACGACCTGACGTCGCTGTTCCGTGAGTTCGACGTGCTCGGCGCGTTCTGGGTGAACCTGCAGCTGACGTTCTGGGCGGCGATCTTCGCGCTGGTCATCGGGACGGTGCTCGCGCTCATGCGCATCTCCCCCGTGCCGAGCCTGCGGTTCGCGGGCACCACCTACGTCACGTTGCTCCGCAACACCCCGCTGACCGTCATCATCGTCTTCTGCGTGCTCGGGCTGTGGGGGCAGCTCGGCATCACGCTGTCCGGCGACTTCCAGCAGAACTTCTTCTGGCTCGCCGTGCTCGGCCTGACGGTCTACCACGCGGCGTTCGTGTGCGAGGCGCTGCGCTCGGGCGTCAACACCGTCCCGGTGGGTCAGGCCGAGGCCGCTCGCGCGATCGGGCTGGGGTTCGCGGCGAGCGCGCGGCTGGTCATCCTGCCCCAGGCGTTCCGGGGGGCCGTCGCCCCGCTCGGCAACGTGCTCATCGCGCTCACCAAGAACTCGACCGTCGCGGCCGCCGGGTCGGTCGTCGAGACGTCCAGCCTCATGCGCACCATGATCGAGGCCCGGGGCGACGTGACCGTCCTCGTGTTCCTCGTGTTCGCCGTCGGGTTCGTCCTGATCGTGGTGCCGATCGGGCTCGTGACCACCGCCCTGTCCCGGCGCTGGGCGGTGGCCCGGTGA
- a CDS encoding glutamate ABC transporter substrate-binding protein, whose translation MRTRHRTRTLTALTLAGALALAACSSDSPDDDDATGGTGGDTIRIGIKFDQPGLGFKDGDTYTGFDVAVATYVADKLGFSEDQIEFVESPSAQRETMLQNGQVDMIFATYSITDERKEVVSFAGPYFVAGQDLLVAADDSSISGPEDLEGKNLCSVTGSTSAQRIKDEYAAGTQLLEQPGYSECVTALTAGTVDAVTTDDIILAGLASIAANEGKVKVVGNPFSEENYGVGLPKDSDRCQAVTDAISAMIEDGSWQSALDENVGASGYVPSDANPPTPAACG comes from the coding sequence ATGCGCACGAGACACCGGACCAGGACGCTCACCGCACTGACGCTCGCCGGAGCGCTCGCGCTCGCCGCGTGCTCGTCGGACTCCCCCGACGACGACGACGCGACCGGAGGCACCGGCGGCGACACCATCCGGATCGGCATCAAGTTCGACCAGCCCGGCCTCGGGTTCAAGGACGGCGACACCTACACCGGCTTCGACGTCGCGGTCGCGACGTACGTCGCGGACAAGCTCGGGTTCAGCGAGGACCAGATCGAGTTCGTCGAGTCCCCGTCCGCGCAGCGCGAGACCATGCTGCAGAACGGCCAGGTCGACATGATCTTCGCGACCTACTCGATCACCGACGAGCGCAAGGAGGTCGTGTCCTTCGCGGGGCCGTACTTCGTCGCCGGTCAGGACCTGCTGGTCGCGGCGGACGACAGCTCGATCAGCGGCCCCGAGGACCTCGAGGGCAAGAACCTGTGCTCCGTCACCGGCTCGACCTCGGCGCAGCGCATCAAGGACGAGTACGCCGCCGGGACCCAGCTCCTCGAGCAGCCGGGCTACAGCGAGTGCGTGACCGCGCTCACGGCCGGCACGGTGGACGCCGTGACGACCGACGACATCATCCTCGCCGGGCTCGCGTCGATCGCCGCGAACGAGGGCAAGGTCAAGGTCGTCGGCAACCCGTTCTCCGAGGAGAACTACGGCGTCGGCCTGCCCAAGGACTCCGACCGGTGCCAGGCCGTGACCGACGCGATCTCCGCGATGATCGAGGACGGGTCCTGGCAGAGCGCGCTCGACGAGAACGTGGGCGCCTCCGGGTACGTGCCCTCCGACGCGAACCCGCCGACGCCCGCGGCCTGCGGCTGA
- a CDS encoding amino acid ABC transporter permease — protein MSGSVLFDSPGPRARRRMVWINVVATLVVAGIGAYALVLLDRKGQLAGALWQPLLTANAWENFLLPGLRQTLVAAGLSIVTAGAFGLVFGLGRLSASRAVRWVSGGVVEFFRAVPVLLMMVFFYLFLPQLDVVDPVDLPLVAVVLGLTLYNGAVFAELVRSGVHNLPKGQREAALATGLTRGQSLRLVEVPQAVIAMLPAIASQLVVILKDTALGAIITYPELLAAARRFGSGNGNILQSLVVAAVVFIVINWLLTRLAEVLAGRVGRRTAGRARAEAPSLAATGRDAS, from the coding sequence GTGAGCGGCTCGGTGCTGTTCGACTCCCCCGGTCCGCGCGCCCGTCGGCGGATGGTCTGGATCAACGTCGTCGCGACGCTCGTCGTCGCCGGGATCGGCGCCTATGCGCTCGTCCTCCTGGACCGCAAGGGACAGCTCGCGGGCGCGTTGTGGCAGCCGCTGCTGACCGCGAACGCGTGGGAGAACTTCCTGCTCCCCGGGCTGCGGCAGACCCTCGTCGCGGCAGGGCTGTCGATCGTCACCGCCGGTGCCTTCGGCCTGGTGTTCGGGCTCGGCCGGCTGTCGGCGTCGCGTGCGGTGCGCTGGGTCAGCGGCGGGGTCGTGGAGTTCTTCCGCGCCGTGCCCGTGCTCCTCATGATGGTCTTCTTCTACCTGTTCCTTCCGCAGCTGGACGTCGTCGACCCCGTGGACCTCCCGCTCGTCGCGGTCGTGCTCGGGCTCACGCTGTACAACGGCGCGGTGTTCGCCGAGCTGGTGCGGTCGGGCGTGCACAACCTGCCCAAGGGTCAGCGGGAGGCGGCGCTGGCCACGGGCCTGACGCGTGGGCAGTCGTTGCGCCTGGTCGAGGTCCCGCAGGCGGTGATCGCGATGCTCCCCGCGATCGCGAGCCAGCTCGTGGTCATCCTCAAGGACACCGCGCTGGGCGCGATCATCACGTATCCCGAGCTGCTCGCCGCGGCCCGCCGCTTCGGGTCCGGCAACGGCAACATCCTGCAGTCGCTGGTCGTCGCGGCCGTCGTGTTCATCGTCATCAACTGGCTGCTCACCCGGCTCGCGGAGGTTCTCGCGGGGCGGGTCGGGCGCCGGACCGCGGGCCGCGCGCGCGCCGAGGCACCGAGCCTGGCGGCCACGGGCCGCGACGCGTCCTGA
- the rny gene encoding ribonuclease Y produces the protein MQESDIALIVGLLGACLVALLLVLLARREAAAQRSQAAQDVAGIKEEARNHLKAAARREERARERELAAVAEQAQAAEHEKRAREHERAAAEAERVAERELAAAERRAAAQVARAEDAARRLLADAEAKALTDLEQASGLTAQDARLELTRRITEQAQNDAASQVRRAEAQARRTAEARARRIVATAVQRTAVATSAQSAITVLALPSDEMKGRIIGKEGRNIRHFEALTGVNVLVDEQPDSVVLSSFDAERREVAQITLEALMADGRIHPQRIEAAYAEALAGADERAVAAGHDAAERAGVEGLHPTLIRTLGRLRLRTSYGQNVLEHLVETALLAASLAAEVGANPVVARRGAFLHDIGKALTQEVAGTHATIGADLARRHGEPEEIVNAIAAHHDEVPVETVEGVLVQVADAISASRPGARRQELDQYVERMDKLEALVAAHAGVRRALAMSAGREVRVVVEPTEVDDYALPQLAVAIARHIEADLTYPGEIKVTVVREIRASATAG, from the coding sequence GTGCAGGAGAGCGACATCGCGTTGATCGTCGGCCTGCTCGGCGCGTGCCTGGTCGCGCTGCTGCTGGTGCTGCTGGCGCGCCGGGAGGCCGCCGCGCAGCGTTCCCAGGCGGCCCAGGACGTCGCGGGCATCAAGGAGGAGGCGCGCAACCACCTCAAGGCCGCCGCACGGCGGGAGGAGCGCGCACGCGAGCGCGAGCTCGCCGCGGTCGCCGAGCAGGCGCAGGCCGCCGAGCACGAGAAGCGCGCGCGTGAGCACGAAAGGGCGGCGGCGGAGGCGGAGCGCGTGGCCGAGCGCGAGCTCGCCGCCGCCGAGCGGCGCGCTGCCGCGCAGGTCGCGCGCGCGGAGGACGCGGCCCGCCGGCTGCTCGCCGACGCCGAGGCGAAGGCGCTCACGGATCTCGAGCAGGCGTCCGGCCTCACCGCGCAGGACGCACGCCTCGAGCTCACCCGGCGCATCACCGAGCAGGCGCAGAACGACGCGGCGTCGCAGGTGCGCCGCGCGGAGGCACAGGCGCGCCGGACCGCGGAGGCCCGGGCGCGTCGGATCGTGGCCACGGCGGTGCAGCGCACCGCGGTCGCGACCAGCGCGCAGTCGGCCATCACGGTCCTGGCCCTCCCGTCGGACGAGATGAAGGGCCGGATCATCGGCAAGGAGGGCCGCAACATCCGGCACTTCGAGGCGCTGACGGGTGTGAACGTGCTCGTCGACGAGCAGCCGGACTCGGTGGTGCTCTCCTCGTTCGACGCCGAGCGCCGCGAGGTCGCGCAGATCACGCTCGAGGCGCTCATGGCCGACGGGCGGATCCATCCGCAGCGGATCGAGGCCGCGTACGCCGAGGCGCTCGCCGGTGCGGACGAGCGCGCGGTCGCGGCAGGCCACGACGCGGCTGAGCGTGCGGGCGTCGAGGGGCTGCACCCCACGCTGATCCGGACGCTGGGCCGGCTGCGGCTGCGGACCTCCTACGGGCAGAACGTGCTCGAGCACCTCGTGGAGACGGCGCTGCTCGCGGCGTCGCTCGCGGCCGAGGTGGGCGCCAACCCGGTGGTCGCGCGACGCGGGGCGTTCCTGCACGACATCGGCAAGGCGCTGACGCAGGAGGTCGCCGGGACGCACGCGACGATCGGAGCCGACCTGGCGCGCCGGCACGGCGAGCCCGAGGAGATCGTCAACGCGATCGCGGCGCACCATGACGAGGTCCCGGTCGAGACGGTCGAGGGCGTCCTGGTGCAGGTCGCGGACGCGATCTCCGCCTCCCGCCCGGGCGCGCGGCGGCAGGAGCTCGACCAGTACGTCGAGCGCATGGACAAGCTCGAGGCGCTCGTCGCCGCGCACGCGGGGGTGCGGCGCGCTCTGGCGATGTCGGCGGGTCGCGAGGTGCGTGTCGTCGTGGAGCCGACCGAGGTGGACGACTACGCGCTGCCGCAGCTCGCGGTCGCGATCGCGCGGCACATCGAGGCGGACCTGACGTACCCGGGTGAGATCAAGGTGACCGTGGTGCGGGAGATCAGGGCGAGCGCGACGGCCGGCTGA
- a CDS encoding regulatory protein RecX produces the protein MEAEPDQESVARAIALRQLTAAPRSRAQLAEAMARRDVPQEVAERVLDRFTEVGLVDDAQYAQMLVRTRHAERGMSRRAIALELRRRGVDDETAVEALGQIDADDEESAARDVVRRKLRGMRGLAPEVQARRLQGVLGRKGYPAGVVFRVVAEELAAAGDEPGGRPSPDATVLELDD, from the coding sequence GTGGAGGCCGAGCCCGACCAGGAGTCCGTCGCACGCGCCATCGCGCTGCGGCAGCTGACGGCGGCGCCCCGCAGCCGTGCGCAGCTCGCCGAGGCGATGGCGCGCCGCGACGTGCCCCAGGAGGTCGCCGAGCGCGTGCTCGACCGGTTCACCGAGGTCGGGCTGGTCGACGATGCGCAGTACGCGCAGATGCTCGTGCGGACACGGCACGCCGAGCGGGGCATGTCGCGCCGGGCCATCGCGCTCGAGCTGCGTCGGCGCGGCGTCGACGACGAGACCGCGGTCGAGGCGCTCGGTCAGATCGACGCCGACGACGAGGAGTCGGCCGCGCGTGACGTCGTGCGGCGCAAGCTGCGCGGCATGCGGGGGCTCGCGCCCGAGGTGCAGGCCCGCCGGCTGCAGGGCGTGCTCGGGCGCAAGGGCTACCCCGCGGGCGTGGTGTTCCGGGTGGTCGCGGAGGAGCTCGCGGCCGCCGGCGACGAGCCGGGCGGTCGCCCGAGCCCGGACGCCACCGTGCTCGAGCTCGACGACTGA
- the miaB gene encoding tRNA (N6-isopentenyl adenosine(37)-C2)-methylthiotransferase MiaB, translating to MSTTLTDASTTASTPQTPRRTYLVKTLGCQMNVHDSEHMAGMLEAAGYVAASPEQAAAEDADVIVINTCAVRENAADKLYGNLGRLAGTKRSRPGGMQIAVGGCLAQKDRSGIVERAPWVDVVFGTHNLDVLPALLERARHNAAAQVEIEESLKVFPSTLPTRRESAYAGWVSISVGCNNTCTFCIVPHLRGKERDRRPGEVLAEVEALVATGAIEVTLLGQNVNSYGVGFGDRGAFAKLLRAVGAVDGLERVRFTSPHPAAFTDDVIAAMAATPTVMPQLHMPLQSGSDRVLRAMRRSYRAERFLGILDRVRDAIPHAAITSDIIVGFPGETEEDFAATLEVVEASRFASAFTFQYSPRPGTPAADLPGQLPKAVVQERYERLVALQERISLEENQAQVGRRIEVLVSHGDGRKDAETRRLSGRAPDNRLVHLALPDGWAQPPRPGDMVTVEVTQAAPHHLVADSGALGGTFEVRSTRASQAWQARQAGDDAHAHGDGCGTAPAGPVSLGIPVLATR from the coding sequence ATGTCCACGACCCTGACCGACGCCAGCACGACCGCGTCGACCCCGCAGACGCCCCGACGGACGTACCTCGTCAAGACGCTCGGGTGCCAGATGAACGTGCACGACTCGGAGCACATGGCCGGCATGCTCGAGGCGGCCGGCTACGTCGCGGCGAGCCCCGAGCAGGCCGCGGCCGAGGACGCCGACGTCATCGTGATCAACACGTGCGCGGTGCGCGAGAACGCCGCGGACAAGCTGTACGGCAACCTGGGCAGGCTCGCGGGCACCAAGCGGAGCAGGCCCGGCGGCATGCAGATCGCGGTGGGCGGGTGCCTGGCCCAGAAGGACCGCTCGGGCATCGTCGAGCGGGCGCCGTGGGTCGACGTGGTGTTCGGGACGCACAACCTCGACGTGCTGCCCGCGCTGCTCGAGCGCGCACGCCACAACGCGGCGGCCCAGGTCGAGATCGAGGAGTCGCTCAAGGTCTTCCCCTCGACGCTGCCGACCCGGCGTGAGTCCGCCTACGCGGGCTGGGTGTCCATCAGCGTGGGCTGCAACAACACGTGCACGTTCTGCATCGTGCCGCACCTGCGCGGCAAGGAGCGCGACCGGCGGCCGGGCGAGGTGCTCGCCGAGGTCGAGGCCCTCGTCGCGACGGGTGCGATCGAGGTGACGCTGCTGGGACAGAACGTCAACTCCTACGGCGTCGGCTTCGGTGACCGGGGCGCGTTCGCCAAGCTGCTGCGTGCGGTCGGTGCGGTCGACGGGCTCGAGCGCGTGCGGTTCACGTCGCCGCACCCCGCGGCGTTCACCGACGACGTGATCGCCGCGATGGCCGCGACGCCGACCGTGATGCCGCAGCTGCACATGCCGTTGCAGTCCGGTTCTGACCGGGTGCTGCGCGCGATGCGCCGGTCCTACCGCGCCGAGCGGTTCCTCGGGATCCTGGACCGCGTCCGGGACGCGATCCCGCACGCCGCGATCACGTCGGACATCATCGTCGGCTTCCCGGGCGAGACCGAGGAGGACTTCGCCGCGACGCTCGAGGTGGTCGAGGCGTCGCGGTTCGCGTCCGCGTTCACGTTCCAGTACTCGCCGCGCCCGGGCACGCCCGCCGCCGACCTGCCCGGCCAGCTGCCCAAGGCCGTGGTCCAGGAGCGGTACGAGCGGCTCGTCGCCCTCCAGGAGCGCATCTCGCTCGAGGAGAACCAGGCGCAGGTCGGCCGTCGCATCGAGGTGCTCGTCTCGCACGGGGACGGCCGCAAGGACGCCGAGACGCGCCGGCTGTCCGGGCGTGCGCCCGACAACCGGCTCGTGCACCTCGCGCTGCCGGACGGCTGGGCCCAGCCGCCGCGACCGGGGGACATGGTGACGGTCGAGGTCACGCAGGCCGCACCGCACCACCTGGTCGCGGACTCGGGTGCGCTCGGCGGGACGTTCGAGGTGCGCAGCACACGCGCGTCGCAGGCATGGCAGGCACGGCAGGCGGGCGACGACGCGCATGCGCACGGCGACGGCTGCGGCACCGCGCCCGCGGGTCCCGTGAGCCTCGGCATCCCGGTCCTCGCGACACGCTGA